A genomic segment from Enoplosus armatus isolate fEnoArm2 chromosome 12, fEnoArm2.hap1, whole genome shotgun sequence encodes:
- the myoz1a gene encoding myozenin-1a, whose amino-acid sequence MPLGTPAPLNKRKKLSKIITDLSHITQDEYESEPEASEFDLGTKIRTPKDIMLEELSLQKNRGSKMFKMRQERVERFIYENNPDVFSSESMDNLQKFVPSLGGQMGAQMGGQMINVGGHFLSKQAGQLHFGGIHAGGGAPVPPPKPGSKGAGAGGAGGAGGAGSAGGLGGGDEASEWSPLKGGGRDDAKKMLIHVKTYVSPWEKAMKGDETLIATLKTSMPGPIEKKDICKYKCFNRFAMPYGGFEKANQFMKFQLPETEATKEEPEPAVYQHDIGCRPSFNRTPIGWVGSSEASSIHMATDAVPFDGETDEL is encoded by the exons ATGCCTCTGGGAACACCTGCCCCCCTAAACAAGCGGAAAAAGCTCTCCAAGATCATAACTGACCTATCACATATCACTCAAGATG AGTATGAGTCGGAGCCAGAGGCATCTGAGTTCGACCTGGGAACAAAGATCAGGACTCCCAAAGACATCATGCTGGAGGAGCTTTCCCTGCAGAAGAACCGAGGCTCCAAGATGTTCAAGATGAGgcaggagagagtggagaggtTCATCTACGAGAACAACCCCGACGTCTTCAGCAGTGAGTCGATG GACAACCTCCAGAAGTTTGTTCCCTCTCTGGGAGGTCAGATGGGAGCTCAGATGGGAGGTCAGATGATAAATGTTGGTGGGCATTTTCTTAGCAAACAGGCTGGACAGCTGCATTTTGGAGGGATACATGCCGGAGGAGGGGCCCCTGTGCCTCCTCCAAAGCCTGGAAGCAAAGGTGCAGgagcaggaggtgcaggaggtgcAGGCGGTGCAGGCAGTGCAGGAGGACTGGGCGGGGGAGACGAAGCTAGTGAGTGGTCTCCACTAAAAG GAGGTGGAAGGGATGACGCGAAAAAGATGCTGATTCATGTGAAGACGTACGTGTCGCCATGGGAGAAGGCCATGAAGGGTGATGAAACTCTGATAGCCACTCTGAAAACTTCAATGCCTGGTCCCATTGAGAAAAAGGACATCTGCAAGTACAAATGCTTTAACAG GTTTGCCATGCCTTACGGCGGCTTCGAGAAGGCCAACCAGTTCATGAAATTCCAGCTGCCAGAAACTGAGGCGACCAAAGAGGAGCCTGAGCCTGCTGTGTACCAACATGACATCGGCTGCCGGCCTTCCTTCAACCGCACTCCTATTGGCTGGGTGGGCAGCAGTGAGGCCAGCAGTATTCATATGGCGACGGATGCTGTGCCCTTCGATGGAGAGACCGACGAGCTGTGA